In one bacterium genomic region, the following are encoded:
- a CDS encoding protein tyrosine phosphatase has protein sequence AYAAARCAELLPECSVASAGLHATAGAAPPRAAVAAARERGLDLSAHRATPLGALPDSTGTIYFVMEPWQRRAVRRRRGDARRRIHLLGALASPPVVAIADPYGGPPERFAAAFALIDDATRRLVEAVRAARGRSAR, from the coding sequence GCCTACGCCGCCGCGCGGTGCGCGGAATTGCTTCCCGAGTGCTCCGTGGCGTCGGCGGGCCTGCACGCGACGGCCGGCGCGGCGCCGCCCCGCGCCGCGGTCGCCGCCGCGCGGGAGCGCGGTCTCGACTTGTCGGCGCACCGCGCGACGCCGCTCGGCGCGCTTCCCGACAGCACAGGAACGATCTACTTCGTGATGGAGCCGTGGCAGCGTCGCGCGGTTCGCCGGCGGCGCGGCGACGCGCGGCGGCGGATTCACCTGCTCGGCGCGCTGGCGTCGCCGCCGGTCGTCGCGATCGCCGATCCCTACGGCGGTCCGCCGGAGCGGTTCGCCGCGGCGTTCGCCCTGATCGACGACGCGACGCGGCGTCTCGTCGAGGCGGTGCGCGCGGCGCGCGGACGGAGCGCGCGATGA